In the genome of Raphanus sativus cultivar WK10039 chromosome 4, ASM80110v3, whole genome shotgun sequence, one region contains:
- the LOC108851026 gene encoding uncharacterized protein LOC108851026 has product MLCLTRIAKDDSRETRGGERVHVDAVVSNINNNSVLKPPTESLVVSPRDASVPHPLLFGMSSALERAESMRQWKEMKQNGFLSGALGGPVASRPRKSRRRRRGDSSKKGNQVPDTKDQHVTAPPPSGLLTGMKPGIIRHVRSKEQVYSVLESLIRNADSNARDSTRQDKLSDHDIPFTDPEQAKSLAVEAATVASQWLDFLHQDLSERLSAAQDSRNRVDDTLKAELPLLVSSANQESSTSGGDVSLDETVTEAHQMKWSAKFDEFKKQLQDQEKDLETALNQVKDMQSQCNEGLRQMKEASFLALLQYMCSLGKDSTNQETNLAVQAAAASIFSTCRYLLSKMKPPPNSS; this is encoded by the exons ATGCTTTGCCTGACTCGTATTGCGAAAGACGATAGCCGTGAGACACGAGGAGGAGAAAGAGTACACGTTGATGCCGTTGTTTCTAACATTAATAACAACAGCGTCTTGAAACCTCCTACTGAATCTCTTGTTGTTAGTCCGCGAGATGCCTCGGTTCCACATCCTCTCCTTTTCGGGATGTCCAGCGCACTGGAAAGGGCAGAGTCTATGAGGCAGTGGAAGGAAATGAAGCAGAACGGTTTTCTCTCTGGCGCTTTGGGTGGACCTGTTGCGTCGAGGCCAAGAAagagtaggaggaggaggagaggcgATTCTTCCAAGAAGGGAAACCAAGTTCCTGATACGAAGGACCAACATGTTACCGCGCCGCCGCCAAGTGGATTGCTGACGGGAATGAAGCCGGGGATCATTAGACACGTCAGGAGTAAAGAACAGGTCTACTCAGTTCTTGAAAGTTTGATTCGAAATGCTGATTCGAATGCAAGAg ATTCAACCAGACAAGATAAGTTATCTGATCATGACATCCCCTTTACAGACCCGGAACAAGCCAAGTCTCTTGCTGTTGAAG CTGCTACTGTAGCTTCACAGTGGTTGGACTTTCTTCACCAAGACCTAAGCGAACGGCTCTCAG CTGCGCAGGATAGTAGGAACAGAGTTGATGATACTTTGAAGGCCGAGTTGCCACTTCTCGTCTCTTCTGCCAACCAGGAAAGTAGTACCTCTGGTGGTGATGTATCTTTAGATGAAACAGTAACAGAGGCGCATCAGATGAAGTGGTCTGCAAAATTTGATGAGTTTAAGAAACAACTACAGGACCAAGAGAAAGATCTG GAAACCGCGTTAAACCAAGTGAAGGATATGCAGTCACAATGCAACGAAGGTCTGCGCCAGATGAAGGAGGCAAG TTTTCTTGCTCTACTACAATACATGTGCAGTTTGGGGAAAGATAGCACCAATCAGGAGACTAATTTGGCAGTTCAGGCGGCTGCAGCTTCCATTTTTTCGACCTGCCGTTATCTTCTGTCAAAGATGAAGCCACCGCCTAACAGTTCGTAA